Proteins from one Microcaecilia unicolor chromosome 2, aMicUni1.1, whole genome shotgun sequence genomic window:
- the LOC115461970 gene encoding olfactory receptor 5V1-like has protein sequence MTNYSTVSEFIILGLSDVEELMRWLFLVFLLVYLSTVLGNTLIIAVILSESSLHTPMYFFLGNLSFLDVSCSSIILPKMLSNLFSGRKTISFVGCFLQMFFFQLLAGTECFLLAVMAYDRYVAICKPLNYSLIMNQKVCLALLVFSWFLSFLNSTIHTVAASQLTFCGPNGINHFFCDVPPLYKISCSDTSLNEKALLTAGMFVGVGPCLFITLSYIIIISAILKISSTEKRIKAFSTCASHLTVVVLFYGTGTFSYIRSLPGFSFDKGKVIPLLYSTITPMLNPLIYSLRNREVKGVLRRALWRKGNSGLH, from the coding sequence ATGACCAATTATAGTACTGTGTCAGAGTTCATTATCCTGGGACTTTCTGATGTAGAGGAGCTGATGCGTTGGCTCTTTCTTGTGTTTCTCCTTGTCTATCTCAGTACAGTCCTGGGAAATACCTTGATAATTGCAGTCATCCTGTCTGAGTCGAGTCTGCACACTCCTATGTATTTCTTCTTGGGCAACCTCTCCTTCTTAGATGTTAGTTGCTCCTCCATCATCCTGCCCAAAATGTTGTCCAACCTGTTCTCAGGACGGAAGACAATATCTTTTGTGGGGTGCTTTCTTCAAATGTTCTTCTTCCAACTTTTGGCTGGCACTGAGTGCTTTCTGCTTGCCGTAATGGCTTATGATCGCTATGTGGCTATCTGCAAGCCACTCAATTATTCACTGATAATGAACCAGAAGGTCTGCCTTGCCCTGCTAGTCTTCTCCTGGTTTCTTAGTTTCTTGAACTCAACCATCCACACTGTGGCGGCTTCCCAGCTCACTTTCTGTGGCCCCAATGGGATAAACCATTTTTTTTGTGATGTACCCCCGCTGTATAAAATCTCCTGTTCAGATACCTCTCTCAATGAGAAGGCTCTTCTCACAGCTGGGATGTTTGTAGGGGTAGGACCTTGTCTTTTTATAACACTGTCCTATATCATCATCATATCTGCCATCCTGAAGATAAGTTCGACTGAAAAGAGGATCAAGGCCTTCTCTACCTGTGCCTCCCATCTCACTGTGGTGGTTCTGTTCTATGGGACAGGCACCTTTAGTTATATTCGGTCACTCCCAGGTTTTTCCTTTGACAAGGGTAAAGTTATCCCACTTTTATATAGCACAATCACTCCTATGTTGAATCCCCTCATTTACAGCCTGCGGAACAGGGAGGTGAAAGGGGTACTGAGGAGAGCTCTATGGAGGAAAGGGAACAGTGGACTTCATTGA